CCGGAGCATTCAAagtgtttttcattttataagaaaGTTAAGAAAGTGGCAAAATTATTAACAGATTCGAATGAGTACGAAAATGAAAGAGATTACGCCAGTTGTATAGACTCTGCTCAATCTGTACTTAAACTTGAACCGCAAGTAGCTAATGTGCGTTTCATTGCTCATCAGCATCTCTGTAAATGTTATACTGGTAATTCAGAACCGAGTCAAGCGATAAAAAATTGTCACGAAgcgttaaaaataagaaaagaagctGCGGTATATTGCGACAGAGCAGAAGCGTATCTCGCTGCTGAGATGTTTGACGATGGTAAGTGTTATTTATATAAAGCGTTGCATTTTAACTTTGATACGTGATTATCTTTCAAACTGTACATTtcgttcttcaattttaaacatCGAACTACTCTCTCTACTCCAGAATTGTTAATTCGTTCGAGTATTCTCGCACGACCACTTGTTTAAGAGATAATCGCGTGAAAATTATACAGCTGTACgcgcacgttgtatagtacacGAATCTCTTGTGTTGTTAATATAAGttaatatcgtaaaaattattttcccaaAAGCGATTAGAGATTTTAAAGAAGCTTTAGAAATTGATATGAGTCTACAAAGGGCGAAGCAAGGTCTTCATAAAGCGCAACAACGACAAAAACTTTCCGAATCACgagattattacaaaattttggGTGTACCAAGAACAGCATCTAAACGTGATATTATCAAAGCATATAGGAAAGCTGCCCAAAAATGGCATCCCGATAATTTTCAAGAAGGGGAGGAGAAGAAACGAGCAGAGAAAAGATTTATCGACATTGCAGCTGCCAAAGAAGTATTGACTGACGATGAAAAAAGAGCGAAATTTGATCAAGGAGAAGATCCATTAGATCCTGAATCAGGGAAACATCAACAAGGTTTCAATCCCTTCCAAGAATTCCATCACTTCCATGGCTCTCCCTTCCAATTTAAGTTCCattttaattagtaatttttgttcattttcacGGCATTAGGTCAAATAAAATTCCTAATTTTTCAtagtatgaaaatattataaatcgcTATGTATGCAATATGACATTTGCtagttgaaatttaattttgttaatctACCTCGTCGGTAGTCGTGTATGTCTTGTATCTGCATTGAATCAGAAGACTGTATACGGAAAATTGTTAATCAATCAGTAAGTCAAGAAAAAGTGaccaataacaacaacaacaacaataataacaacaataataataataataataatgataataataataataataataaatgataaagaTAATAAATGACGAATCGTAACACatgattaaaaattatgttGTTCGAATCACACGAACTATAAAATATCCTCTCATTGTCAGTTTTCAGTCAGTAACTTGTTATTGAAattcaatatatacataatgtaaataACGTATGCATGTAATTTAATATGttagttataataatttatataatatggaTTGTAATAACTTTGAGTAATTGACTTACTGGATAACTAATAAACGACATACTTGATGCAGACTGAACGTATAATTAGTTTTCAGCGATGTGAATATTCGGTACCATCGATACCACCATATAGACATAGATTTCGTACCATCGACATACGAAACGAAAGTCACGATTGAACTCGCATTTTAATAAAACTGTAGGATATAATGGTGGCGATAATGTTGCTGCTACCTAAATGTTACAGCGATGGGCTGTGGATTGATTGAGTTTAGCTTAAAATCATGCGACGATTAGATGGAGTAAATACTATTAAAGCCATTTTTGATAATGTAACGATCGAGTACAGATACACTTGAGGTATGGATAGCGGAATTATGTTACGGAGTGATTGTATTCGATGTTAATAAATGCATATGTAGGACAATGCTGTGTGCGTGTTGTATTCGCATGAGTGTGAGAGAACTTTATGTAAATACTGTATCtctaatatttgtttaaatatatttgattaatttatatatatatattatatatatatatatatatatatattatactttataaaatacGCGACGTATGTCGTATATTACGCTCTTAAATACC
The Bombus terrestris chromosome 10, iyBomTerr1.2, whole genome shotgun sequence genome window above contains:
- the LOC100650289 gene encoding dnaJ homolog subfamily C member 3; the protein is MYHCGLLLVLLDLSLDVTGGSVSQLEIDRHLELGREFLAKGQLQDALSHYHAAVEGDSNNYLTYYKRGTVYLALGKAKFALLDLDRVLELKPDFTSARLQRGNVLLKQAQFEKAEADFRDVLAVEPQNSDAYNALYKIAPVQEDLLVIDRLMRNGDYAAAAQQISKVIEVCPWSAELRERRAECYEALEDYVSAISDVRSTTKLQSDNMQGFLKLATLHYRLGQVDESLKEIRECLKLDPEHSKCFSFYKKVKKVAKLLTDSNEYENERDYASCIDSAQSVLKLEPQVANVRFIAHQHLCKCYTGNSEPSQAIKNCHEALKIRKEAAVYCDRAEAYLAAEMFDDAIRDFKEALEIDMSLQRAKQGLHKAQQRQKLSESRDYYKILGVPRTASKRDIIKAYRKAAQKWHPDNFQEGEEKKRAEKRFIDIAAAKEVLTDDEKRAKFDQGEDPLDPESGKHQQGFNPFQEFHHFHGSPFQFKFHFN